The bacterium genome includes a window with the following:
- the arsM gene encoding arsenite methyltransferase — protein sequence MTNANGNEAESTVLRVREEYSRIAERRVIEDAATRNSEADRGCSEQFGYDKNEIESLPSGADMGLGCGAPVPALDLQPGETVLDLGSGGGIDVFLAARQVGPTGRVIGVDMTPEMIELARDNARRGGYANVEFREGRLEALPVDDGSIDAVTSNCVINLVPDKRAVYAEIARVLRPGGRTVVSDIVLERPLPATLVREMGDANCIVTAIRRDEYLEMIRQAGFAEPEILQDVDYLAAVGWTDTDHMNDETRALLERTGVSYDEIRGTVHSLTLRATKAD from the coding sequence ATGACCAATGCGAACGGGAACGAGGCCGAATCCACCGTACTGCGAGTCCGCGAGGAGTACTCGCGCATCGCCGAGCGCCGAGTCATCGAGGATGCCGCGACCCGGAACTCCGAGGCGGACCGCGGGTGCTCGGAACAGTTCGGCTACGACAAGAACGAGATCGAATCGCTCCCGTCCGGGGCCGACATGGGCCTTGGCTGCGGCGCGCCCGTGCCCGCGCTCGACCTCCAGCCGGGCGAGACCGTGCTCGACTTGGGATCCGGCGGCGGCATCGACGTCTTTCTCGCCGCCCGGCAAGTCGGCCCCACCGGCCGTGTGATCGGCGTCGACATGACGCCGGAGATGATCGAGCTGGCACGCGACAACGCCCGCCGGGGCGGCTACGCCAATGTCGAGTTCCGAGAGGGCCGGCTCGAGGCCCTGCCAGTCGACGACGGCTCGATCGACGCCGTCACGAGCAACTGCGTGATCAACCTCGTGCCCGACAAGCGGGCGGTCTACGCCGAGATCGCTCGCGTTCTGCGCCCGGGCGGTCGCACCGTCGTCTCCGACATCGTCCTCGAGAGACCCTTGCCCGCCACGCTGGTGCGCGAGATGGGCGACGCCAACTGCATCGTCACCGCGATCCGGCGCGATGAGTATCTGGAGATGATTCGTCAGGCCGGCTTCGCAGAGCCGGAGATCCTCCAAGACGTCGACTACCTCGCCGCCGTGGGATGGACCGACACCGACCACATGAACGACGAAACCCGCGCTCTGCTCGAGCGCACCGGCGTCTCCTACGACGAGATCCGCGGCACGGTCCACTCCCTCACTCTCCGCGCCACGAAAGCGGACTGA